One Candidatus Bathyarchaeota archaeon genomic window, AGTTCCAAGGCTAAGTAACGCTTAACTAATAGCGCGACGCATGATCCCTAGGGGACCCGTCGTCTAGCCCGGACTAGGACACGGGCCTTCGGAGCCCGGGGTCGGGGGTTCGAATCCCCCCGGGTCCGCTCAACTGCTAACCGGGTGCCCTTCTCCTCTTTAGTTTCAATTTCCAGAGAATCTAGGCTGTCTATGTTTACCGGTCCAGCTAGGGTAAACCCCATCCAGAGGCGACGTAAGGGAAGTACCTAAAGAAAACTTGCGTTCAGACACGCTGGCCACCTCTAAAGCCCGTAGAAATCGTCGGAGCAGAGTTTACCATGATGCCCTGTTTTCCATAACTAAGTAAACTTTATTACGCGTATATTTAAGGTGGTAAGGAGGAGGGTTCTAGAACGAGGGTTAAAGCGGTATGCTTAATCGTGATGTTTCTAGCTGTTTCTGGTCTTCTCGGTGGGATAGCTTATTATCGCTATGTGAGCGTTTCTCATCTGACACCAACATCGAACCCCATACCTAGACCGACGCATCCTTCTCCTACAGCCTCGGAAATAACCTTAATTTCCGTTTATGATAACTACCAGGTGGAACCCGGTTTAAAAACCTCATGGGGTTTCGCCACTGTAATAAAAACTCCTAAGGAGTTGATACTATTTGATACTGGGGGGAACTCGGAAATTTTACTCTTCAACATGAGGAAGTTAGGCATCAGCCCCCTATCGATTAAGAAAGTCGTTATCTCCCATATTCATGGCGACCACGTGGGAGGGCTGGAAGGCTTCCTGGAGGAGAACGATAACGTCACTGTCTTCATCCCAGCTTCTTTCCCCCAATCGGTTAAAGACATGATAATAGATAAAGGGGCTAAATTCGTGGAGGTTTCAGGGCCAAGAAAGGTCTCTGATTTCGTCTACACCACCGGAGAACTTTACGGTCCTCCGGAAGAGCAATCGTTAATCATAGATTCGAAAAATGGGTTGATAGTTATCACCGGCTGCGCTCATCCCGGGATCGTGAACATCGTTAAGAAGGCAAAAGAGTTGATGAATAAGGATGTTTATCTAGTCGTCGGGGGCTTTCATCATCCTCCTATAAGTGTGGTTAAAGAGTTTAGGGAGCTCGGGGTGAAAAAGGTTGCACCATCCCACTGCACAGGTGATCTTGTTAGAGAGGCGTTTAGAGAGGAATATAAGGAGGATTTCATAGAATATGGGGTGGGAAAAATAATCGAGGTTGAAAATAACTAACGTGTTTACGTTAATATCCCCTCGACCTGCATACGCGGCTTAGAACCCAACAAGAATCGAATAGATATAACGAGGCTCCGAAGAAGCCAGACATCCTCAAGACTCAAAGCCAAGCTTAGAGACGGAAAAGCTCATAGATGAACAGTTTCAAACCCCAGTATTTAAACAAAAAATTCTGCGAAGCCTAGGTGTATAAGCGTTAGAACGGTTCAGCGTTAGCCCGCCGTGCTTCAAGCCTTTAAAAGCCTCTCTATGTTCCTATGAAGTATGTTCTCAAGCGTGGAGTCTGTTAGGTTTAGGCTTTTGAGAAGTGCTAGGTGCGATTTCTCAGGCTCGAAAAACCCCTCTAGGTCAGTCCCGTACAAGAGTTTTCGACTGAGCCTTTCGAGGAACCTCCTCGCGAAACCTAGGTCTCTGTTTAGAGCGTTGAACCCTGAGTACGCCGAAAGGTCTCCGTACACGTTTTCATAGTTTTCGAGCAGGTAGACGGCTCTACCCGGCGAATCTATGGGGCCTTCCGGGTACTCAACGTCCGGGTCGAAATGTTCGGATATACACCTCCACCATCCGGGTCCATGCATGATAAAGTCTACGTCGCTGTATTCTCTAACCACCTTCTCCAGTCCCCTCAGGTCCGGTGTGTCGAGCATACCGTAGGTGCTCTTCCTCGAATGCGCGACGTGGATGAGTATAGGTATCTCAAGCCTCCCGCAGAGCCTGTATAGCTTGAGGTTGCACTCATGGTCCACCGGTATCTTGGACGTGTGCTCTCCGAAACCCCTAGCACCCATGTCCACGTAGCGGGTAACCCTCTCCTCCAGACAAACCTCCCTGACGTCGACCACGCAGAAGGGTATGAGCCTACCAGGGTATCTGCTACAAGCCTCAAGGACATACTCGGTGGGCATCAAGTCGACATTCCAGCTGTAGACAGGTAGGACGACAGCCCCCGCCCCATCGCAGTCGTTAAGATAAGAAACCAAAGCCTCCAAGGTGACCTTACTCCAAGAAGGGTCGCTGCTGACTAAGTCCCTGTAGCAACCTATATGCGTATGAACGTCTATAACCCTAAAACCACTTCCAGCCACACTACTCATACAACCACCCGAACATATACCAATAGATGACCAGGTATTAAACCATGATGCCTGGTCTGTTCGACGGCTCCTAAGGATGGAGAGACATCTTTTTGTTAAGTTTTTGTTAACGCTACGTTTAAATTTATCTCCAAAGAGTTTTAACCTGTGGAAGTTAATCCATCATTGTTTAGGCGGATTAGCCTATCCAGGAAGACTAGGCTTATAGCGTCTTTGCTCATCCTCTTTCTCGCGTGGGAGGCTATAGCGGGCTTTGTAGAGGTTTTCAGAAACATCCCATTTCCCACGCCTTTGGAGACTTTTACACGACTTGTCGACCTCATAACAGGTGAGCCGCTCTACGGCATACCGATCTACAAACACCTCGTTGACAGCGTCTCCAGGTGGATCCTAGGGTTCGGTCTAGCCGTAGCGGTCGGTATACCGTTAGGCATACTCCTAGGATACTCGACGGTTATGTGGGACCTATTCATGCCTATAATCTACGTTATACAGACGATCCCTGGGCCTGCGTGGATCGCCGTAGCCCTGATGCTGTTCGGCCTCGGAAACGCTCCGGCCGTGTTCATGATCTTCATAGTAGTCTTCCACGCGGTCGTCATAACGACAGCAAGCGGAGCTAGAGGTATAAGTAGGAAATATGTAAACGCTGCTAAGATGCTCGGCGCAGATAGTGCCACAATATTCTTCAAGGTTTTCCTCCCGGCGGCGACCCTACCCATCGTTAGCGGGCTTAGGATAGGTTTGGGGAACGGCTGGAGGGTTATGGTAGCAGCCGAGATGATAGCGGGGACCGCTTCTGGGCTAGGCTATTCGATCATAGAGTCTAGGTGGTCTCTAGATTTCACCTCGGCTTTCGTCTGTATGCTCTTGGTATCGGCTTTCGGCCTCCTCACTCAGAGGGTGATCTTCGCCAAGATCGAGCGGCGGATCATGAGGAGGGTAGGCTTGATGGAGGTGAGCTAGATGTTCCTCGAGGTTCAGAACGTTACTAAGGTCTTCCGCTCCTCTGAGAACGAGAAGCCCATAGTCGCCGTTAAAGACCTAAGCCTCAGCGTGCCTAGAGGGGAGTTCCTATGTATACTGGGGCCTATAGGATGTGGAAAATCCACCCTGCTCAACATGATCGCCGGGTTTGAAAGACCTACGAAGGGTAGGATACTACTCGAGGGAAAACCTATCACCGGGCCGGGGCCGGATAGGGTTATGGTCTTCCAGGAAGAGACCCTATTCCCCTGGATGACCGTATTGGAGAACATCAGGTTCGGGTTGAGGTTTAAAGGCTTATCCGAAGAGGAGGCTGAGGAGGAGGCTAGGAGATACCTATCGCTGGTCGGGCTTGAGAAGTTCGGCGATTTCAGGCCTCACGAGCTCAGCGGAGGTATGAAGCGTAAGGCGGAGCTGGCCCGGGCCTTGGCCTTAGATCCTAAGCTCCTGCTTATGGATGAGCCTCTGAGCTCTATAGACGCCATATCTAGGATGAGCCTCCTACAGGAGATCCTCAGGATATGGGAGAAGTCTAGGAAGACCATAGTTTACGTGACCCATAACATAGACGAGGCGCTTTTTCTCGCTGACAGGATAATCGTCCTAACAGCGCGGCCGGCTCAGGTTAAGAGGGAAGTGCTCATACATAATCCGAAGCCGAGAGACCTTCTGGGAAGCGAGATGATCGACCTGAAGAGGCAGCTTATCGAGGAGCTTGCTCAAAGCCACGCGCTCGAAGAGCGTGTTTTAACCCCGGGCTAAGGCCTAGACACCTCATAGGTTTAACCATCTAATACAGCTATAGGGGCACCTCTCTCCCTGATTTTTTCAAGGAACAGCTCTGCAGCCTTCGGGTTGCTGACCCCCTTGTAGACGGCTTCGAACAAGATATATCCGGCTTTATGCAGTATCGTGTCTCCTAGCTCAGTATCGCGTCTCTCGACTCATACTCGCGGTGCATGGATAAGCCGGCTATATCTTCCCTCTTAACCCCTAGCCCTGCAATAAGTCGAAGAGCATCTTATAGATACCTTTGACCTTGGGGTAGAGCTTTACGTAGACTTGATAGAACCTGTCATAAGACTGTTTGACATCTGCACGAGGCTTGCACATTCTGGCCTCTCGGTAGAATCTACGCAGAGCATCATCTAGACTTTTATAGATTCCGGCGCCTAACCCGGCTAGCATAGCCGCTCCTGCCGATGAGGCTTCGGTTATCTCAGGCACGACAACCCGTTTACCTGTTACGTCAGCCTTAAGCTGGAGCCAAAACGACGAACGTGCTCCACCTCCGACTGTTCTAAGCTCATCGACCTTTACACCTAGACTCTCTAAGGCCTCGACGTTTAGTCTAAGCTCATAGGTTATACCCTCGAGTATCGCCCTCACAAGCTCGGGTTTACCATGGGCTATGGTCAAACCTATTATCAATCCCCTCGCATATGTGTCCCAGTTCGGTGTCCCAGCACCCATAAAATACGGCGACACGAGCAAACCTAAGGAGCCTATCGGAACCTTGGAGGCTGCTTCCACCATGACGTCATAGGCACTTACACCCTTAGAGGTCGCTTCCTCGACGTATTCTCGGCCGAACTTATCTCTAAACCATCTTAGTAACACCCCTGCTGCAGGGTTAACACCCAAGGTCAGATAGCGGCTTGGAACTACATGGCAGTAGCTTGCATAGCCCATAGATAACGTTCGGGGATCTATCAACGGCTTATCAGACGCTACGACTATGCTCTCGACGGTCCCTGTGG contains:
- a CDS encoding MBL fold metallo-hydrolase; this encodes MFLAVSGLLGGIAYYRYVSVSHLTPTSNPIPRPTHPSPTASEITLISVYDNYQVEPGLKTSWGFATVIKTPKELILFDTGGNSEILLFNMRKLGISPLSIKKVVISHIHGDHVGGLEGFLEENDNVTVFIPASFPQSVKDMIIDKGAKFVEVSGPRKVSDFVYTTGELYGPPEEQSLIIDSKNGLIVITGCAHPGIVNIVKKAKELMNKDVYLVVGGFHHPPISVVKEFRELGVKKVAPSHCTGDLVREAFREEYKEDFIEYGVGKIIEVENN
- a CDS encoding amidohydrolase family protein, whose product is MSSVAGSGFRVIDVHTHIGCYRDLVSSDPSWSKVTLEALVSYLNDCDGAGAVVLPVYSWNVDLMPTEYVLEACSRYPGRLIPFCVVDVREVCLEERVTRYVDMGARGFGEHTSKIPVDHECNLKLYRLCGRLEIPILIHVAHSRKSTYGMLDTPDLRGLEKVVREYSDVDFIMHGPGWWRCISEHFDPDVEYPEGPIDSPGRAVYLLENYENVYGDLSAYSGFNALNRDLGFARRFLERLSRKLLYGTDLEGFFEPEKSHLALLKSLNLTDSTLENILHRNIERLLKA
- a CDS encoding ABC transporter permease, translated to MFRRISLSRKTRLIASLLILFLAWEAIAGFVEVFRNIPFPTPLETFTRLVDLITGEPLYGIPIYKHLVDSVSRWILGFGLAVAVGIPLGILLGYSTVMWDLFMPIIYVIQTIPGPAWIAVALMLFGLGNAPAVFMIFIVVFHAVVITTASGARGISRKYVNAAKMLGADSATIFFKVFLPAATLPIVSGLRIGLGNGWRVMVAAEMIAGTASGLGYSIIESRWSLDFTSAFVCMLLVSAFGLLTQRVIFAKIERRIMRRVGLMEVS
- a CDS encoding ABC transporter ATP-binding protein, with the protein product MFLEVQNVTKVFRSSENEKPIVAVKDLSLSVPRGEFLCILGPIGCGKSTLLNMIAGFERPTKGRILLEGKPITGPGPDRVMVFQEETLFPWMTVLENIRFGLRFKGLSEEEAEEEARRYLSLVGLEKFGDFRPHELSGGMKRKAELARALALDPKLLLMDEPLSSIDAISRMSLLQEILRIWEKSRKTIVYVTHNIDEALFLADRIIVLTARPAQVKREVLIHNPKPRDLLGSEMIDLKRQLIEELAQSHALEERVLTPG